The Cloacibacillus sp. An23 genome segment AGAATCTACTATCACGCGCTTCTGCGTGAAGCCGCAGGTATCCACGCAGCGGTGGTAGCCCTGCGCGCCGCAGGCGTCGAGCGCCTCGATAAGAAACTCGGGCTGCATGAAAGGCTCGCCTCCCGAGAAGGTGACTCCGCCGGTGCGGAAGAAAATCTCGTCCTTGTGAAGCTCTTCCATGAGAGCCTCGACGGTGTACGGCCTTCCGCAGAGTTCGCGCGCCTCTGGCGGGCATGCGTCGCAGCATTTGCCGCAGCCGTTGCAGAGCCCTTCGTCCGTCACGAGAGAGCCGTTCACGACGGAGACGGCGCCGTTCGGGCAGACTTTTATGCACGTTCCGCAGCCGATGCACTTCTCCGAACGGAAGAGCACCGTCGGCGCCACGGACTGGCTCTCCGGATTGTGACACCACCAGCAGGCCAGCGGACAGCCTTTGAGATGCACCGTAGTGCGCGTCCCGGGCCCGTCGTGTATGGAATATTTCTTGATGTCGAATATTATCCCGCTCTTACTCAACGGTAAGATTCCCCTCCTCTGACACGTCAAGCTCCACATGGTTCGCAAAATAATATCTGCGTATGAAGCGCTCCTGCACCGAGAAAGACCAATGCACGTCGCGGATATAGTCCGCCGCCCCGTTGAAGTCGTGCTCCCTCAGAAGCTTTATCATCGCCGCGTGCTCGTCGAGCGAATGAACCTCCCACTCCTTCACGAAGGTCTTGTTTCTCGGAAAATCGTAAAGACGCTCCTTGCGTATCTTCACCGCGTGGTACATCTCCGCGTTGTCCAGCATATCGAGGTAGACGTTGTGGAACCGCAGATTCGCCTCGTAAAAGACGGTGAAATTATTGTGGTCCAGAGCCTTCCTCATCTGCTGGTTGTACTTCTCCATAACGTCGGCGTCCGCGTCGCGGAACCTGACCGCGACGAGCAGCAGAGCCGCCGACTCGAGAGCGCCGAGAATCTCGTAAATATTGCGTATCTTCTCCAGAGTCAGAGAATTCACCACTACGCCCCGGCGCGGGAAAATCGTCACAAATCCCTCCGACTCGAGCTGAAAAAGAGCGTCGCGCAGCGGCGTCCTGCTCATCCCCAGTTCGCGGCTGATGTCGTTGAGGTTCAAAAAGGCCCCAGGCCTAAGCCTGCCCTCGTTCATCTGCACGCGAAGATAGTCGTATACCTGCTCCTTCAACGATTTCAACGTGAAGTGGGATTCGCACGTCATAAAATTCTTCCCCTCTCGCATTCTAATTGTAGCACAGATATATCAGTTTGCCAACGTGAACCTGATTATCCGCGCCGCAGAAAAATTCAAAACGCGCAAAGGCGTTGTAATATCAAGCCTTTTTAAGCTTATGCGCCACGCGCGCCGTGATATTTTTCAAAAAATTGTCATCGCCCTTTGTAAAGAGCGGCCAATTCAGTTTACTTATTATAATTCTAATACAAGGGCCTTGGAAACATCTCGCATAAAGGGATTACAGCGCGGCGAAAAAAGGTTATACTTAACAAATCGGGGGAAATCCTGGTTCCTTCGGAAAGCGACGAGACAACTACGAAAGGGGAATTTTTATGAGGATACAGACCTTCAAGCTTGAAAGACAGTTCGCGCTATACAAGGCCAAGGCGAAATATATGCTGAGCCAAAGCTCATGCGAGGGCTGCACGATGCGCGAGATCCTCGACATGGCAGACGACGAATGCCGCCGCCTGTGGGACGATCTCAGCCTCGGCTATACGAAGCCGGAGGGCTTCCTTCCCCTGCGCGAGGCTATATCGTCGCGCTACACCTCGATACGCCCCTCCGACATACTAGAGCTCGCGCCGGAAGAGGGCATCTTCATTTTCATGAACAATATGCTCGAGCCGGGCGACGAGGTCATCGTCATGCACCCGACGCTCCCGTCGCTCTACGAGCTGCCGCGCGCGCTCGGCTGCACCGTCGTCAAATGGCCTCTCGAGGTCACAAGCTGGGGCTGGCGGCTGGATATAAACTTCCTCGCCGAAAACATCTCGCCGAAAACGAAGCTGCTCATCATGAACGTGCCGAACAACCCGACCGGCTTCATCCCGGTGCGCGCGGAGCTGGACAGGATACTGAACCTGGCAGACCGCAACGGCACGTGGATATTCAACGAAGAGACGTACCGCGGCATGGAACACGACCCTGGCGCGGCCCTTCCCTCGCTCGCGGACATATACCCGCGCGCGACCGTCGTCGGCGGCCTCAACAAATACGGCCTGCCCGGCACGCGAATCGGCTGGCTCGCCTCGAAGAACCGCCAGATCATAAGCGACTGCGCCGCCTTCAAAGACTACACGACGCTCTGCAACAACGCTCCGGGCGAAATACTGGCCACGATAGCGATGCGCAACGCTCCGGACCTCCTTAAGCGCAACCACGACATAGTGCTCGAGAACCTCGCCGTAGCCGAATCCTTCTTCAAGAAGCACCGCGACCTCTTCCAATGGATACAGCCCAACGGAGGCGCGACGGCTTTCCCGCGTCTGCTTCCTCCGCTCGACGTGACAGAGATGTGCGAGCGCGCGATGGCGGAAAAGCAGCTCCTTATAATAGGAGAGCGCGCCTTCGGCCTCAACACGAACCACTTCCGCGTCGGCCTCGGACGGCGCGATTTCAAAGAGTCGCTCGCCGTATTCGCGGACTGCGTTGAGCATATGAAGGCCGCAGCCGAAGCCAGGGGCAAATAATCGCGAACAAGCCGCGCCGCCGGCGCGGCTCTTCAAGACTGACATAAAATAAAAAGGAAATAAAAACAGGAGTGATTCAATCATGCGTTATTCAGACAGGATTCTGACAACCCCGTCCTCTTTCATAAGGGACATACTCAAAGTGACGGAGGACCCGTCGGTCATATCGTTCGCCGGCGGACTGCCGAACCCCATATCGTTCCCGCAGGAGGCCCTCAAGGAGTCCGCGTGCAGGATAATCGACGAATTCCACGGAAAAGTCTTCCAGTACTCGACGACCAACGGCTACGCGCCGCTGCGCCAGTACATCGCCGACAAATATAACAGAAACTTCGGCCTCAACCTCAAGCCCGAACACGTACTCATCACAACCGGCTCGCAGCAGGCGCTCGACCTGATGGCGAAGATACTGCTCAACAAGGGCGACGGCGTCATAATCGAAGAGCCCGGCTACCTCGGCGCAATACAGGCTTTCATGATGTTCGAGCCGACTTTCTACCCCGTCACTCTCGAGCACGAGGGGCTGAAACTCGACGAACTCGAAGCCGCGCTCAAAAGGGGCGTCAAGTTCGCCTACACAGTGCCGAACTTCCAGAACCCGACCGGCCTCACCTACACGATGGAGCGCCGCGAGGCGATACGCGAACTCTTCGAAAAGTACGACACCGTGCTCATCGAAGACGACCCATACGGAGAGCTGCGCTTCAAGGGCGACAAGCTGCCCTACATCGGCGCCGGCAAGCTCGCGCACAGCGTCATCCACGGCTCCTTCTCCAAGACCGTCACGCCAGGCATGCGCCTCGGCTTCATGATCACGCAGGACGACGAGCTCATGCAGCACCTCATCACCGCGAAACAGTCGAGCGACCTGCACACGAACATCTTCTCGCAGTACATGATCTACGACTACCTCGCGCACAACGAATACCAGCAGCACGTAGACAAGATCGTAGCGCTCTACAAAGAGCAGTCCGACGCGATGCTCGCCGCGATAAAGGAATACTTCCCCGCCGGAGTCAAGTACACCGAGCCGGAAGGCGGAATGTTCATCTGGGTCACTCTGCCCGAAGGCATGTCGGCGCTCAAGCTTTTCCACAAGGCGATGGAAAAGAAGGTCGCCTTCGTCCCCGGCGATCCGTTCTACGTAGGCAAGAGCGACGTCAACACCTTCCGCCTCAACTACACGAACTCGACCGACGAAGTCATCCGCGAGGGAATCAAGCGCCTCGGCGAAGTCATCAAGGAATCTATGCCGAGCCGCGAAAGATAACAAATTCCCGAAGCCACGCAAAAGCCAAGCCTCGCGCGCAAAGCGCGGGGCTTTTTCGTACGCGCGCGGAAACCTCCCGAGGCCGCACGGAAATTCCGCGGCGATAGGCCGCCGTCAAAATTTTGTCCGACGCGCGGATTTCGTGTACAATAATCCCAGCAG includes the following:
- a CDS encoding GntR family transcriptional regulator; this encodes MKSLKEQVYDYLRVQMNEGRLRPGAFLNLNDISRELGMSRTPLRDALFQLESEGFVTIFPRRGVVVNSLTLEKIRNIYEILGALESAALLLVAVRFRDADADVMEKYNQQMRKALDHNNFTVFYEANLRFHNVYLDMLDNAEMYHAVKIRKERLYDFPRNKTFVKEWEVHSLDEHAAMIKLLREHDFNGAADYIRDVHWSFSVQERFIRRYYFANHVELDVSEEGNLTVE
- a CDS encoding aminotransferase class I/II-fold pyridoxal phosphate-dependent enzyme; translated protein: MRIQTFKLERQFALYKAKAKYMLSQSSCEGCTMREILDMADDECRRLWDDLSLGYTKPEGFLPLREAISSRYTSIRPSDILELAPEEGIFIFMNNMLEPGDEVIVMHPTLPSLYELPRALGCTVVKWPLEVTSWGWRLDINFLAENISPKTKLLIMNVPNNPTGFIPVRAELDRILNLADRNGTWIFNEETYRGMEHDPGAALPSLADIYPRATVVGGLNKYGLPGTRIGWLASKNRQIISDCAAFKDYTTLCNNAPGEILATIAMRNAPDLLKRNHDIVLENLAVAESFFKKHRDLFQWIQPNGGATAFPRLLPPLDVTEMCERAMAEKQLLIIGERAFGLNTNHFRVGLGRRDFKESLAVFADCVEHMKAAAEARGK
- a CDS encoding PLP-dependent aminotransferase family protein encodes the protein MRYSDRILTTPSSFIRDILKVTEDPSVISFAGGLPNPISFPQEALKESACRIIDEFHGKVFQYSTTNGYAPLRQYIADKYNRNFGLNLKPEHVLITTGSQQALDLMAKILLNKGDGVIIEEPGYLGAIQAFMMFEPTFYPVTLEHEGLKLDELEAALKRGVKFAYTVPNFQNPTGLTYTMERREAIRELFEKYDTVLIEDDPYGELRFKGDKLPYIGAGKLAHSVIHGSFSKTVTPGMRLGFMITQDDELMQHLITAKQSSDLHTNIFSQYMIYDYLAHNEYQQHVDKIVALYKEQSDAMLAAIKEYFPAGVKYTEPEGGMFIWVTLPEGMSALKLFHKAMEKKVAFVPGDPFYVGKSDVNTFRLNYTNSTDEVIREGIKRLGEVIKESMPSRER
- a CDS encoding glycyl-radical enzyme activating protein encodes the protein MSKSGIIFDIKKYSIHDGPGTRTTVHLKGCPLACWWCHNPESQSVAPTVLFRSEKCIGCGTCIKVCPNGAVSVVNGSLVTDEGLCNGCGKCCDACPPEARELCGRPYTVEALMEELHKDEIFFRTGGVTFSGGEPFMQPEFLIEALDACGAQGYHRCVDTCGFTQKRVIVDSVKRTDLYLYDIKHMDPEEHKKYTGVDNVVILENLAAICEAGANVNVRIPFMPGLNSGDDNMRAIGKFVAPLRGIVGVNILPYHTVAKGKHERWHMDYKLPDLMPPTENQTRHAAAILESYGLKVHIGG